A window of Flavobacterium flavigenum contains these coding sequences:
- a CDS encoding Dps family protein: MKTNILGLPVKESELVVNELNVLLSNFQIYYQNLRGIHWNIRGKRFFDLHVKFEELYTDAQLKIDMIAERVLTIGGIPLHTFEDYIKNNKLTIGKNISNDEKSVQLIVNSLSDLLKIERNILNQSGEINDEGTNSMMSDFISEQEKTIWMMNAWLEEEL, from the coding sequence ATGAAAACAAATATTTTAGGACTACCCGTTAAAGAATCAGAATTAGTAGTAAATGAATTGAACGTACTGCTATCAAACTTTCAGATTTACTATCAGAATTTAAGAGGAATTCATTGGAATATCAGAGGAAAACGTTTCTTCGATTTACATGTAAAATTTGAAGAATTGTATACTGATGCACAATTAAAAATTGATATGATAGCCGAAAGAGTTTTGACAATTGGCGGAATACCATTGCATACTTTCGAAGATTATATTAAAAACAATAAACTTACAATTGGGAAGAATATTTCGAACGATGAAAAATCAGTTCAGCTCATTGTAAATTCATTATCTGATTTGTTGAAAATTGAAAGAAATATTCTTAATCAATCTGGAGAGATCAATGATGAAGGTACTAATTCAATGATGAGTGATTTCATTTCCGAGCAGGAAAAAACAATTTGGATGATGAATGCATGGCTTGAAGAGGAATTGTAA
- a CDS encoding LysR substrate-binding domain-containing protein, which produces MTITQLQYVLAVAEHKNFTLAAEKCFVTQPTLSMQIQKIEEELNILIFDRSKKPIQLTDIGQKIVNQAKNIVNEANRIQDIVEQQKGFIGGEFRLGIIPTIMPTLLPMFLNNFIKKYPKVKLLIEELNTDEIIVKLKNGHLDAAIAATPLEDEKIKEIVLYFEPFVAYIPEHHSVYQKEEIEVSDLNINEILLLQDGHCFRDGILNLCKNATEIEQNNFQIQSGSFETLIKLADEGLGTTLLPYLHTLDLKESDKLKLRNFKEPKPAREVSLIYPKSELKMQIIDALRSTIAGVVKGAIVFQNVQIISPLQKK; this is translated from the coding sequence ATGACTATTACTCAATTACAATATGTTTTAGCAGTGGCTGAACATAAAAATTTTACATTAGCTGCAGAAAAATGTTTCGTGACTCAGCCTACATTAAGTATGCAAATACAAAAAATTGAAGAAGAACTTAATATTTTAATTTTTGACAGAAGTAAAAAACCCATTCAGCTTACTGATATTGGCCAAAAAATTGTAAATCAGGCAAAGAATATTGTAAACGAAGCAAATCGTATCCAGGATATTGTAGAGCAACAGAAAGGTTTTATTGGAGGAGAATTCCGTTTAGGGATAATACCAACCATAATGCCTACACTTTTACCGATGTTTTTAAATAATTTTATAAAAAAATATCCAAAAGTAAAACTTTTGATTGAGGAGCTAAATACAGATGAGATCATTGTAAAATTAAAAAATGGCCATTTGGATGCTGCTATAGCCGCAACTCCTCTCGAGGATGAAAAAATCAAGGAAATCGTATTGTATTTTGAGCCTTTTGTCGCTTACATTCCTGAGCATCATTCGGTTTACCAAAAAGAAGAAATCGAAGTTTCTGATTTAAACATCAATGAAATTTTATTATTACAAGACGGACATTGCTTTAGAGACGGGATCCTGAATTTGTGCAAAAACGCTACAGAAATCGAACAAAACAATTTCCAGATACAAAGTGGAAGTTTTGAGACCCTTATAAAATTAGCAGATGAAGGTTTGGGGACCACATTGCTTCCTTATCTTCATACCTTAGATTTGAAGGAATCTGACAAATTAAAACTGCGTAATTTTAAAGAACCAAAACCTGCGCGTGAAGTAAGTTTAATTTACCCAAAAAGCGAATTAAAAATGCAGATTATTGATGCTTTAAGAAGTACAATTGCAGGTGTTGTAAAAGGGGCTATTGTTTTCCAGAACGTTCAAATCATTAGTCCTTTGCAAAAAAAATAG
- a CDS encoding glycoside hydrolase family 28 protein: MNIRLLFFLLFSVIAFAQENKFPTTKVDSIVNVIQLPKIPSYQVSVAKLGAKGDSVSNNKPFFDKAMALCKKNNGGTIVVPKGIYLLNGPIHFVSNVNLKIEKGAKIKFSDKPEDFLPMVLTSWEGTMLYNYSPLIYAYDCKNIAITGEGTIDGEGGKTWKAFKAKEGKGKELSREMNHTNVPLIDRKFGTGYFLRPQMIQFFNCSNILIENVRIENSPFWCVHLLKSESITIRGISYKSLNYNNDGIDPEYAKNVLIENVTFNNGDDNVAIKAGRDHEGRANSATPSENIIIRNCNFKGLHGVVIGSEMSAGVKNVFVENCKTVGYLKRGIYLKTNADRGGFIKNVFVRNIQLDEVEDCLYITANYHGEGKGYQSEISNVFFSDISCNKASASGIVIQGFADKKIKNISLNNIEIKSAKNAISSTNAENVILNEVFIGEKATVPSAAK, encoded by the coding sequence ATGAATATTAGACTTCTTTTCTTTCTATTGTTTTCAGTAATTGCCTTTGCTCAGGAAAATAAATTCCCAACAACAAAGGTAGATTCGATTGTAAATGTTATTCAGTTGCCAAAAATACCTTCTTATCAGGTTAGTGTGGCAAAGCTGGGAGCAAAAGGGGATTCGGTTTCCAATAACAAACCTTTTTTCGATAAGGCAATGGCATTGTGTAAAAAGAATAATGGGGGGACAATTGTAGTTCCAAAAGGGATTTATCTTTTAAACGGCCCGATTCATTTTGTCAGCAATGTGAATTTGAAAATTGAAAAAGGAGCTAAGATTAAATTTAGCGACAAGCCAGAAGATTTTCTGCCAATGGTCTTAACCAGCTGGGAAGGTACAATGCTATACAATTACAGTCCGTTAATATACGCTTACGATTGTAAAAATATTGCAATAACCGGTGAAGGAACAATTGATGGAGAAGGAGGGAAGACCTGGAAAGCTTTTAAGGCAAAAGAAGGAAAAGGGAAAGAACTCAGTCGCGAAATGAACCATACGAATGTTCCGTTAATAGACAGAAAATTTGGAACAGGTTACTTTTTGCGTCCGCAGATGATTCAGTTTTTTAACTGTTCAAATATATTGATTGAAAATGTTCGAATTGAAAATTCGCCTTTTTGGTGTGTGCATTTGCTCAAGTCTGAAAGTATAACCATCAGAGGGATAAGTTACAAATCATTAAATTATAATAATGATGGTATTGATCCTGAGTATGCCAAAAACGTTTTAATTGAAAATGTAACGTTCAATAATGGAGATGATAATGTTGCTATAAAAGCAGGAAGAGATCATGAAGGAAGAGCCAACTCAGCGACTCCAAGTGAAAATATTATTATCAGAAACTGCAATTTCAAAGGACTTCACGGAGTGGTTATTGGAAGCGAAATGTCTGCAGGTGTAAAAAATGTTTTTGTGGAAAATTGCAAAACAGTTGGTTATCTGAAAAGAGGAATTTATCTGAAAACTAACGCTGACAGGGGAGGATTCATAAAAAATGTTTTTGTTAGGAATATTCAACTGGATGAAGTAGAAGACTGTCTTTATATAACCGCAAATTACCACGGAGAGGGAAAAGGATATCAGTCTGAAATTTCAAATGTGTTTTTCTCTGATATTTCGTGTAATAAAGCATCTGCTTCGGGTATTGTCATACAGGGTTTTGCAGATAAAAAAATCAAGAATATCTCTTTAAACAATATCGAAATTAAGTCAGCAAAAAATGCTATTTCAAGTACAAATGCTGAAAATGTCATTCTGAATGAAGTTTTCATCGGAGAAAAAGCTACAGTTCCTTCAGCAGCAAAATAG
- a CDS encoding rhamnogalacturonan acetylesterase, producing MKKYILIFWLVSTVCFAQKTTVYTIGDSTMANKKDPDKNPEHGWAQVLQPFFKDNIVIDNRALNGRSTRSFIAEKQWEAVYNSLKKGDYVFIEFGHNDQKNMDSLRYTNPHTTYRHNLIRFVKESREKGAIPILLTSITRRNFNEKGVLIGTHGDYPLETRLVAQEYKVPFIDLEYYTELLEQSYGPEKSKQLHLHFKAGENPFYKEDKADDTHLSLKGATEIAQIVVNQIKLLEDPSVEKLKKGIK from the coding sequence ATGAAAAAGTACATATTAATTTTTTGGTTGGTTTCAACCGTTTGTTTTGCACAAAAGACTACCGTTTACACTATCGGTGATTCGACAATGGCAAACAAAAAAGATCCTGATAAAAATCCGGAACACGGTTGGGCTCAGGTTTTACAACCTTTTTTTAAAGATAATATTGTTATAGATAACAGGGCTTTAAACGGAAGAAGTACCAGAAGCTTTATTGCTGAAAAACAATGGGAGGCAGTTTATAATAGTCTTAAAAAAGGGGATTATGTTTTTATTGAGTTTGGGCATAATGACCAAAAAAACATGGATTCATTGCGTTATACAAATCCACATACTACTTACAGGCATAATTTAATTCGTTTCGTAAAAGAAAGTCGCGAAAAGGGAGCAATTCCAATTTTACTGACTTCAATTACAAGAAGAAACTTTAATGAAAAAGGTGTTTTAATTGGTACGCATGGAGATTATCCTCTCGAAACAAGATTGGTTGCCCAGGAATATAAAGTTCCTTTTATAGATTTAGAATACTATACAGAACTGTTGGAACAGTCTTATGGTCCTGAAAAATCAAAGCAACTGCATTTGCATTTTAAAGCGGGGGAAAATCCTTTTTATAAAGAAGATAAAGCAGATGATACACATCTTTCCTTGAAAGGCGCAACAGAAATAGCACAGATTGTTGTTAATCAAATAAAACTTTTGGAAGACCCTTCTGTTGAAAAACTTAAAAAGGGAATCAAATAA
- a CDS encoding superoxide dismutase family protein yields the protein MKKIIVSFAIITALIIGCKTSTKSSDAKTLTVNLEPKSNSTVTGTATFTEKNGKVTFTAKIAGLQPGVHAIHIHEKSDCSAADGSSAGGHWNPTFKKHGKWGVGEYHKGDIGNFTADANGNGTITLTTDEWAIGGDDETKNILGKGLIVHQGADDFTTQPTGNAGGRVACAGIIK from the coding sequence ATGAAAAAAATAATTGTTTCCTTCGCAATAATTACAGCCTTAATCATTGGTTGTAAGACTAGTACAAAATCAAGCGATGCAAAAACCTTAACTGTCAATTTAGAACCAAAAAGCAACAGTACAGTTACAGGAACTGCTACTTTTACAGAAAAGAATGGTAAAGTAACTTTTACAGCAAAAATAGCCGGTTTACAGCCAGGTGTTCATGCTATACACATTCATGAAAAATCAGATTGCTCTGCTGCTGACGGAAGTTCTGCAGGCGGCCACTGGAATCCAACTTTTAAAAAACATGGAAAATGGGGAGTTGGTGAATACCATAAAGGAGATATTGGCAATTTTACTGCAGATGCAAACGGCAATGGAACTATCACTTTGACAACAGACGAATGGGCTATTGGCGGTGATGACGAAACTAAAAATATCTTAGGGAAGGGACTAATCGTGCATCAGGGAGCAGATGATTTTACAACGCAGCCTACAGGAAATGCAGGAGGCAGGGTTGCTTGTGCCGGAATCATCAAATAA
- the pelA gene encoding pectate lyase translates to MNQFKKTALLLLIITGCHVNAQDKAKKWPDLIVKSYSAWFGSEEGKKVGENVLLYQRDIGGWPKNIPMLNELTEEEKAKLVALKPIAKDCTIDNRATTQEILFVSKMYAQTKDERYKDSFLRAVNYLLSAQYPNGGWPQYFPLKKGYYTHITYNDNSMVDVLNVLKEIANETPYYSIKPSQEVIDKAKIAVSKGIECILKTQYKQNGVLTVWCAQHDEVTFAPADARAYELASLSGKESAKVVLFLMSIDNPSPEIKTAVKSAYDWFEKTKITNLKEERIYDEDGKIIGKKMYPMVDSAPIWPRFAELDTNEAIFCDRDGIKKRFITDIGEERRNGYSWYSNEPKEVLKKYKKWAKKNNLESSDSE, encoded by the coding sequence ATGAATCAATTCAAAAAGACAGCGTTATTACTTCTAATCATTACTGGCTGTCATGTAAATGCACAGGATAAAGCCAAAAAATGGCCGGACTTAATTGTAAAAAGTTACTCCGCCTGGTTTGGATCTGAAGAAGGTAAAAAAGTAGGCGAAAATGTTTTGCTTTACCAAAGGGATATTGGAGGCTGGCCTAAAAATATTCCAATGCTTAATGAACTGACAGAAGAAGAAAAAGCTAAATTAGTAGCCCTAAAGCCAATAGCAAAAGATTGTACAATCGATAATAGAGCTACGACTCAGGAAATACTTTTTGTTTCAAAAATGTATGCGCAGACAAAAGATGAAAGATATAAAGATTCATTTTTGAGAGCAGTGAATTATTTACTTTCTGCACAATATCCTAATGGTGGCTGGCCTCAATACTTTCCGTTAAAAAAAGGCTACTACACACATATTACCTATAATGATAATTCGATGGTGGATGTTTTGAATGTATTAAAGGAAATAGCAAACGAAACCCCGTACTACAGTATTAAACCATCGCAGGAGGTTATTGACAAAGCCAAAATTGCAGTTAGTAAAGGGATTGAATGTATTTTAAAAACGCAATATAAACAAAATGGTGTTCTCACAGTTTGGTGTGCACAACATGATGAAGTTACTTTTGCGCCAGCTGATGCAAGAGCTTATGAACTTGCTTCTTTAAGCGGAAAGGAATCTGCAAAAGTTGTATTATTTTTAATGTCTATTGATAATCCTTCACCGGAAATTAAGACAGCCGTAAAAAGCGCTTACGACTGGTTTGAAAAAACAAAAATAACGAATCTTAAAGAAGAACGCATCTATGATGAAGACGGTAAAATTATAGGAAAAAAAATGTATCCTATGGTAGATAGTGCGCCAATTTGGCCAAGATTTGCAGAACTTGATACTAATGAGGCAATTTTTTGTGACCGTGACGGAATTAAAAAAAGATTTATAACTGATATTGGAGAAGAAAGAAGAAATGGTTATTCATGGTATTCTAATGAGCCGAAAGAAGTTCTTAAAAAATATAAGAAATGGGCAAAAAAGAATAATTTAGAAAGCAGTGATTCAGAGTAA
- a CDS encoding LETM1-related biofilm-associated protein, producing MINPSAPGWIDKFFNEQKFSEAIPFETADSFYYKVRETGFIYGHIISIDSQVPIPIKGWFKTEISKTALLNTLYHVFCLEKRNSEPANFLSEVLKFYKEMNPEGFSLFKMLLPKDTPALSLENIIDQRVQTNDSIISKNFSHLVTNALLFIDVLAFRKYLEQGEIPEKYLKRIEETVLGIVGLALKTKTVKSQYDDLLIKLFEASIRYSKFSKVTVDTLETLNLDYFKNKLEQYYLIDMAGMALWSDGVVENEEAYFLYSLGSMMNVSDEFVSNSIKTTNAFITTHKSKIPYFNYSNPVKHFYDQMTHMVVKLIIRNKNRLVKEIVQSKELMILLAYSTTRDLDAKEKKKVKKQLLDICKTIPSLTIFLLPGGSLLLPILIKFIPTMLPSAFNENLDENE from the coding sequence ATGATTAACCCATCGGCACCAGGCTGGATAGATAAGTTTTTTAATGAACAAAAGTTTTCAGAAGCAATTCCTTTTGAAACAGCTGACTCGTTTTACTATAAGGTCAGGGAAACCGGTTTCATTTACGGTCACATCATTTCTATCGATAGCCAGGTTCCTATTCCGATAAAAGGCTGGTTTAAAACCGAAATCTCAAAAACTGCTTTATTAAACACTTTATATCATGTTTTCTGCTTAGAAAAAAGAAATTCTGAACCAGCTAACTTCCTATCAGAAGTCTTGAAATTTTATAAAGAAATGAATCCGGAAGGGTTCAGTTTATTTAAAATGCTGCTTCCAAAAGATACGCCTGCACTTTCGCTGGAAAATATAATTGACCAGAGGGTACAAACCAATGACAGCATTATTAGTAAAAACTTCTCACATTTAGTAACTAATGCGCTTTTGTTTATTGATGTGCTTGCTTTTAGGAAATATTTAGAACAAGGAGAAATCCCGGAAAAATATCTCAAAAGAATTGAAGAAACTGTTTTAGGAATTGTAGGTTTAGCATTAAAAACCAAGACCGTAAAATCACAGTACGACGATTTATTAATTAAACTTTTTGAAGCTTCTATACGATATTCTAAATTTTCAAAAGTAACCGTGGATACTTTAGAAACTTTAAATCTTGATTATTTCAAAAACAAACTGGAACAATATTATTTAATCGATATGGCCGGAATGGCTTTATGGAGTGATGGTGTTGTTGAGAATGAAGAAGCATACTTTTTATATTCATTAGGATCCATGATGAATGTATCAGATGAATTTGTAAGTAATAGCATTAAAACGACTAATGCATTTATAACAACCCATAAAAGCAAAATACCATATTTCAACTATTCGAATCCGGTAAAGCATTTCTATGATCAGATGACGCACATGGTCGTAAAACTGATTATTAGAAACAAAAACAGGTTAGTCAAGGAAATTGTTCAAAGCAAGGAATTAATGATTCTTTTGGCCTATTCTACAACAAGGGATTTAGATGCCAAAGAAAAGAAAAAGGTAAAAAAACAGCTTTTAGACATCTGCAAGACGATTCCATCACTTACGATCTTTTTACTTCCAGGGGGCAGTTTGCTATTACCGATTTTAATAAAATTTATTCCCACAATGCTGCCGTCAGCTTTTAATGAAAATCTAGACGAAAATGAATAA
- the can gene encoding carbonate dehydratase, with product MREFYKQLLENNKKWVETSLAKDPNYFADLAKGQQPPLLWIGCSDSRVPANEIVGAKPGEVFVHRNIANMVVHSDMNMLSVLDYAVNVLKIKHIIVCGHYGCGGVKAAMGNQSVGIIDNWLRHIKDEYRLHDKYLNSIEDEDERFNAFVEINAKEQVYNLAKTSIVQGAWKNGQDLMVHGWVYGLNSGFVTDLNVTISSNEELDQVYQLDL from the coding sequence ATGAGAGAGTTTTATAAGCAGCTATTAGAAAACAATAAAAAGTGGGTTGAAACTTCATTAGCAAAAGATCCTAACTATTTTGCTGATTTAGCTAAAGGACAGCAGCCGCCATTATTATGGATTGGATGTTCCGACAGTCGTGTTCCTGCAAACGAAATTGTTGGCGCAAAACCAGGTGAAGTTTTTGTACACAGAAACATTGCTAATATGGTAGTGCATTCTGATATGAATATGCTGAGTGTTCTGGATTATGCGGTAAATGTTTTGAAAATTAAACATATTATCGTTTGTGGACATTATGGATGCGGTGGTGTAAAAGCAGCAATGGGTAACCAGTCTGTAGGTATCATAGATAACTGGCTTCGTCACATTAAAGATGAATACCGATTACATGACAAGTACCTGAATTCTATTGAAGATGAAGATGAACGTTTTAATGCATTTGTAGAAATAAATGCCAAAGAGCAGGTTTATAACTTAGCTAAAACTTCTATCGTGCAGGGAGCCTGGAAAAATGGTCAGGATTTGATGGTTCATGGCTGGGTTTATGGCTTAAATTCAGGTTTTGTAACAGATTTGAACGTAACAATCAGTTCAAATGAAGAACTGGATCAGGTTTACCAGCTCGATTTATAA
- a CDS encoding SulP family inorganic anion transporter — protein MTKKINLFANLKSDFASGLVVFLVALPLCLGIAMASGAPLFSGIIAGVIGGIVVGYLSQSHISVSGPAAGLTAIVLTAITDFGAFDVFLLSVFIAGVIQLALGFLKAGSISNYFPTNVIEGMLAGIGIIIILKQIPHAFGYDADYEGDQAFVQNDGSNSFSFLFDVINHIQLGAVVISLISLVILISWDKVPFLKRLKLVPGALVAVILGVVLNEFFTSSGSSLAIGKEHLVSLPVPKSFEDFKSIIITPNFAAVTNPQVWVVGITIAIVASIETLLCIEASDRMDVQKRYTNTNVELKAQGLGNMASSLLGGLPMTSVVVRSSANNNAGAKSKMSTIIHGVLLLISVLSIPVVLNKIPLATLATVLILVGYKLAKPATFMHFWEKGKYQFIPFIATLVFVVATDLLKGVALGIIISIIFVLRGNLKRAYNFKKEEYEDGDIIHIDLAQEVSFLNKAAIKQTLNDIPENSKVIINAHDTEYIAHDVLDLIREFKETRAIDENIKVKLKGFKEAYELENTPENNNHVSIEHYYDVAKRALVKKEEVKEDF, from the coding sequence ATGACAAAAAAAATTAATCTTTTTGCCAACCTTAAATCTGACTTCGCTTCTGGTTTAGTGGTTTTTCTGGTGGCTCTTCCATTGTGTTTAGGTATAGCAATGGCTTCGGGTGCACCTTTATTTTCAGGAATTATAGCAGGTGTTATTGGCGGAATCGTAGTGGGTTATTTAAGCCAGTCCCATATCAGCGTTTCCGGACCTGCAGCAGGACTAACAGCAATTGTATTAACTGCTATTACTGATTTTGGTGCTTTTGATGTGTTTTTACTTTCTGTTTTTATAGCGGGTGTAATTCAGTTAGCATTAGGGTTTTTAAAGGCAGGTAGTATTTCGAATTATTTTCCGACTAACGTAATCGAAGGAATGCTGGCAGGTATCGGAATTATCATAATCCTGAAACAAATTCCACACGCTTTTGGTTATGATGCTGATTATGAAGGTGATCAGGCTTTTGTCCAAAATGACGGAAGTAATTCTTTTTCATTTTTATTTGACGTAATTAATCATATTCAATTAGGAGCCGTAGTAATCTCCCTGATATCATTGGTTATCTTGATTTCATGGGACAAAGTTCCGTTTTTGAAAAGATTAAAATTAGTTCCAGGAGCCCTGGTAGCTGTAATTTTAGGAGTTGTCCTGAATGAATTTTTTACATCTTCAGGAAGTTCACTTGCTATTGGAAAAGAACATTTAGTTTCGTTGCCAGTTCCAAAATCTTTTGAGGACTTTAAATCGATTATCATTACGCCAAATTTTGCAGCCGTAACAAATCCACAAGTTTGGGTTGTAGGTATTACAATTGCTATAGTTGCTTCTATTGAAACACTATTGTGTATTGAAGCTTCAGACAGGATGGATGTTCAGAAACGCTATACAAATACAAATGTTGAGCTTAAAGCACAGGGATTAGGAAATATGGCGAGCTCACTTTTAGGAGGTTTGCCAATGACATCAGTAGTGGTCAGGTCATCTGCAAACAACAATGCTGGTGCTAAATCTAAAATGTCAACTATAATTCATGGAGTTCTTTTATTAATCAGTGTACTGTCAATTCCGGTAGTATTAAATAAAATTCCATTGGCAACTTTAGCAACTGTTTTGATTTTAGTTGGATATAAATTAGCAAAACCGGCAACTTTCATGCATTTCTGGGAAAAAGGAAAATACCAGTTTATCCCTTTTATAGCAACATTAGTCTTTGTTGTCGCTACAGATTTGCTGAAAGGTGTTGCGTTGGGAATTATAATTAGTATCATCTTTGTATTAAGAGGAAACCTGAAGAGAGCATACAACTTCAAAAAAGAAGAATATGAAGATGGCGATATTATTCACATCGATTTAGCTCAGGAAGTTTCCTTTTTGAATAAAGCTGCTATAAAACAGACTCTAAATGATATTCCGGAAAATTCTAAAGTAATAATTAATGCCCATGATACGGAGTATATTGCGCATGATGTACTTGATTTGATTCGTGAGTTTAAGGAAACCCGTGCTATTGACGAAAATATTAAAGTGAAGCTTAAAGGCTTTAAAGAAGCTTATGAGTTAGAGAATACGCCTGAAAATAATAACCATGTTTCTATTGAACATTATTATGATGTGGCTAAAAGGGCATTGGTTAAAAAAGAAGAAGTAAAAGAAGATTTTTAA